A single genomic interval of Chloroflexota bacterium harbors:
- a CDS encoding bifunctional hydroxymethylpyrimidine kinase/phosphomethylpyrimidine kinase yields MESTDLIAQLSALTGVRVLVVGDLFLDEYVVGQATRLSREAPIPVLEFLRRFYVPGGAANPAHNICALGGLAEVVGVIGQDEAGERLLDELRKRSIGVGGIVTDPNRPTTTKMRIVAEGSLRFPQQLARVDYLDRRPVAGSVQTALLTQLERLTPTVDAVLFSDYRTGVASAEMVEAGLRLARQHGKLITVDSQGDWRKYRGFDLVRGNRGEAEAVVGHTLESEEDYRLAGEMLQRELGAQVVVITRGPEGMSLISAKEGYLHLPAANRTEVFDVTGAGDTVIAVLTQALAGGLDVVSAARLANYAAGLVIRKLGNAVPSIDELSWAIQHW; encoded by the coding sequence TTGGAGTCAACGGATCTGATCGCTCAACTATCTGCACTCACCGGCGTGCGAGTGCTTGTGGTAGGGGACCTGTTCCTCGACGAATACGTTGTTGGACAGGCCACGCGCCTTTCGCGTGAAGCACCTATCCCGGTGCTGGAATTCCTGCGCCGTTTCTATGTGCCTGGTGGCGCAGCCAATCCCGCTCACAACATCTGCGCTCTGGGCGGGCTGGCTGAGGTCGTCGGAGTGATCGGGCAAGATGAGGCCGGCGAGCGGCTGCTGGATGAACTGCGGAAGCGCAGCATTGGTGTGGGTGGCATCGTGACTGACCCTAACCGGCCCACCACCACCAAGATGCGCATCGTAGCCGAGGGCTCGCTGCGCTTTCCACAGCAGTTGGCGCGAGTAGATTACCTCGATCGCCGTCCGGTTGCGGGGAGTGTCCAGACGGCACTGCTGACGCAATTAGAGCGCCTGACGCCCACAGTGGATGCCGTGTTGTTCTCCGACTACCGCACTGGTGTTGCCAGCGCTGAAATGGTCGAGGCCGGGCTTCGATTGGCGCGACAACACGGCAAACTCATCACTGTGGATTCTCAAGGGGATTGGCGGAAGTATCGCGGCTTTGACCTGGTGCGCGGCAACCGAGGCGAAGCAGAGGCTGTAGTTGGGCATACCCTGGAGAGCGAAGAAGACTATCGCCTGGCAGGTGAAATGCTTCAGCGCGAGTTGGGTGCACAGGTTGTGGTCATCACCCGGGGGCCAGAGGGCATGTCGCTGATCTCAGCCAAAGAGGGCTATTTACATCTGCCTGCCGCGAACCGCACTGAGGTTTTCGATGTGACGGGAGCGGGCGATACGGTCATTGCAGTGCTTACCCAGGCATTGGCTGGTGGTCTCGATGTAGTATCCGCGGCACGTCTGGCAAATTATGCGGCGGGGCTAGTCATCCGCAAATTGGGCAACGCCGTGCCCAGTATAGACGAATTGAGCTGGGCCATCCAGCATTGGTAG
- a CDS encoding DUF1786 domain-containing protein has translation MTGAADTILAIDIGAGTQDILLYQARQPMENNIKLVLPSPTTLLARRIERATREGCDVFLTGNLMGGGPCVSALKRHIRAGFRAFATPRAAKTIRNNPEQVRAYGIEIVDAPPPGNVVVLETRDVDLSLLQTVLTPFDVTLPDTIAIAVQDHGECLSGSNRRFRFQLWREFIEGGGRLEKLAYRKPPAQFTRMCAVQEDAPGAIVMDTGAAAIWGALCDEQVSAHRDEGLVILNVGNQHVLGALVQRERIWGLFEHHTVLVKPEKLANLVARLQEGALTNEEVYTDGGHGAFIHEEYPGGFNRVAVTGPNRAMARGLGYYMAVPYGDMMLSGAFGLVAATRRLLSIGEGML, from the coding sequence ATGACCGGGGCAGCCGATACCATTCTGGCTATAGATATAGGTGCGGGAACACAGGATATCTTGTTATACCAAGCAAGGCAGCCCATGGAGAATAACATCAAATTGGTTCTGCCTTCGCCGACCACCCTTTTGGCGCGGCGTATCGAAAGGGCCACCCGCGAGGGATGTGACGTTTTCCTGACAGGCAACCTGATGGGTGGCGGGCCTTGTGTCAGTGCCCTGAAGCGCCACATCCGCGCCGGGTTCCGTGCCTTTGCTACACCTCGCGCTGCCAAGACGATCCGCAATAACCCCGAACAAGTGCGTGCCTACGGCATAGAGATTGTGGATGCGCCGCCACCAGGTAACGTGGTTGTGTTGGAAACCCGCGATGTGGATCTCTCCCTTTTGCAGACAGTGTTGACTCCCTTCGATGTAACATTGCCGGACACCATCGCGATTGCCGTGCAGGATCATGGCGAATGTTTAAGCGGCAGCAATCGCCGATTTCGTTTCCAACTCTGGCGTGAATTCATAGAGGGTGGCGGCCGGTTAGAGAAACTGGCTTACCGCAAACCACCCGCCCAGTTCACGCGTATGTGCGCCGTCCAAGAAGATGCACCTGGCGCCATCGTAATGGATACGGGCGCCGCTGCCATCTGGGGAGCGCTGTGTGACGAACAGGTTTCCGCTCACCGAGACGAGGGCTTGGTAATTCTCAATGTCGGAAACCAACACGTGTTAGGTGCACTGGTTCAGAGAGAACGAATATGGGGCCTTTTCGAGCACCATACCGTATTGGTGAAACCGGAGAAATTGGCCAATTTAGTAGCACGTCTGCAAGAGGGAGCGCTCACGAACGAAGAGGTTTACACTGATGGCGGGCACGGTGCTTTCATACATGAGGAATACCCAGGTGGCTTCAATCGCGTCGCTGTCACCGGCCCCAACCGGGCAATGGCGCGCGGCCTAGGCTATTACATGGCTGTGCCCTATGGTGATATGATGCTTTCCGGTGCCTTCGGTTTAGTGGCAGCGACCAGGCGATTGCTGAGCATAGGCGAGGGGATGCTGTGA
- the nadB gene encoding L-aspartate oxidase: MSEHYVETDVLVIGCGIAGGIAALRLADAGLQVTVITAAQEAQESNTLYAQGGIIYRGSQDSAELLAQDLIQAGDGLNNREAVRLLAEEGPPLLRAMLIERLGVPFERQDGELLFTREAAHSTARILHVGDATGHAIESHIIRALREQPHITLLTSHTAVDLLTPAHHSLNRLAVYDPPSCVGAYVYDQVRDRVIAYIARKTILATGGLGQIFLHTTNPPGARGDGIAMAYHAGARIINAEYVQFHPTAFYYRDAARFLVTEAVRGEGGRLVNENGEPFMHKYAPKWKDLAPRDVVARSIHLEMLAAGSKCVYLDLASHMSADQIRERFPTIYEKCREYGVDITRDLIPVVPAAHYFCGGVWADIWGRTNIHNLYAVGEVSCTGVHGANRLGSASLLEGLVWGWRAGEDAARTIAEAPRFNPNDIPPWYDAGLAPADPALIQQDMTSIKHIMWNYVGLVRSKRRLQRAYRDLRNLQYDIEEFYGTSKLSDALIGLRNMVRAAIIVQRAAWENRQSRGCHYRED; this comes from the coding sequence ATGAGTGAACATTATGTAGAAACCGATGTGCTGGTAATTGGTTGCGGCATCGCAGGGGGCATAGCAGCCCTACGCCTGGCGGATGCGGGTTTACAGGTAACGGTAATTACTGCAGCCCAAGAAGCACAAGAATCCAATACTCTCTACGCCCAAGGCGGAATCATCTATCGAGGCTCACAGGATTCAGCCGAACTTCTGGCCCAAGACCTGATCCAAGCCGGCGATGGCCTGAACAACCGCGAAGCGGTGCGCCTTCTGGCAGAAGAGGGGCCGCCGTTGTTGCGGGCTATGCTCATCGAACGGCTTGGGGTGCCCTTTGAGCGCCAGGATGGGGAGCTCCTATTCACCCGAGAGGCTGCCCATTCGACGGCGCGGATCTTGCATGTAGGCGATGCCACTGGCCACGCCATTGAGTCTCATATCATCCGTGCATTGCGTGAACAGCCTCATATCACACTCCTGACCTCGCATACGGCAGTGGACCTGCTTACTCCAGCGCACCACTCACTCAACCGCTTGGCGGTCTACGACCCGCCGTCCTGCGTTGGGGCCTACGTGTACGACCAGGTGCGGGACCGTGTGATTGCCTACATCGCTCGCAAAACCATTTTGGCGACCGGCGGCTTAGGCCAGATTTTCCTGCACACTACAAACCCACCAGGTGCTCGTGGCGACGGTATTGCTATGGCGTACCATGCGGGAGCGCGCATCATCAATGCGGAGTATGTACAGTTCCATCCCACAGCCTTTTATTATCGCGACGCAGCACGTTTCCTGGTGACCGAGGCGGTGCGTGGTGAAGGTGGGCGCTTAGTCAATGAGAATGGGGAGCCATTCATGCACAAGTATGCGCCCAAGTGGAAGGACTTGGCTCCCCGCGACGTGGTGGCACGCAGCATACATTTAGAGATGCTGGCCGCTGGAAGCAAGTGTGTGTACCTGGATCTAGCCTCCCACATGAGCGCTGACCAGATCCGAGAACGTTTCCCTACCATCTACGAGAAATGTCGAGAGTATGGAGTGGACATCACCAGGGATCTCATCCCCGTCGTTCCGGCAGCCCATTATTTCTGTGGTGGCGTGTGGGCCGACATATGGGGACGTACTAACATTCACAATCTATATGCGGTGGGTGAGGTATCCTGTACTGGAGTGCACGGTGCGAACCGTCTGGGCAGCGCTTCACTGCTGGAGGGGTTGGTTTGGGGCTGGCGGGCGGGTGAGGACGCAGCACGCACGATAGCCGAGGCCCCCCGCTTCAACCCCAATGACATTCCGCCTTGGTATGACGCTGGTCTTGCTCCCGCCGACCCGGCACTGATCCAACAAGATATGACTAGCATCAAGCATATCATGTGGAATTATGTCGGTTTAGTGCGCAGCAAACGGCGTCTGCAACGTGCCTACCGTGATCTGCGCAATCTACAGTACGACATCGAGGAGTTCTATGGCACCTCGAAGTTAAGTGATGCTCTGATTGGGCTTCGCAATATGGTGCGTGCGGCGATCATTGTGCAGCGCGCTGCTTGGGAGAATCGGCAAAGTCGCGGGTGTCATTACCGAGAAGACTGA
- a CDS encoding FprA family A-type flavoprotein produces MSTIRITDSVDWIGVFDPDLRVFDIIMETKRGTSYNSYLVRGEKTAIIEAVKAPFAQEYLDNVRSLIDPASIDYIILNHMEPDHTGALATLLESAPQAKVVVSKTGEQYVNNIVNRELNPLKMDDGDTIDLGGKTLRFVFAPFLHWPDTMFTYLVEEGVLFPCDVFGCHFYDPRLFNDLVDDFNGEFEYYFQTIMRPFKEKMRDALAKIKGFDIKIIAPSHGPVLRKDPWSYYERYVQWATEPLDGKRAVIAFVSAYGNTRSLAEAIAEGLRESGVMVNLVDLAAKDLNMSLLTDMVEQAQALLVGSPTINGDAVAPVWRFLASLATIRLRGKIGGAFGSYGWSGEATKMIEDRLSSLRLKVPVEAVRAKLVPSAAELEKARQFGRQIAAEIQ; encoded by the coding sequence ATGAGCACGATAAGGATTACGGATAGTGTGGATTGGATCGGCGTCTTTGATCCAGACCTGCGCGTGTTCGATATCATTATGGAAACCAAGCGGGGCACGAGTTATAACTCCTACCTGGTGCGCGGGGAGAAAACAGCCATCATCGAGGCTGTCAAAGCCCCTTTTGCCCAAGAGTATCTTGACAACGTTCGTTCCCTCATAGACCCGGCATCCATTGACTATATCATTCTCAACCACATGGAACCAGACCACACCGGTGCATTGGCAACTCTCCTCGAGAGCGCGCCTCAGGCAAAGGTTGTAGTATCCAAAACTGGCGAGCAATATGTCAACAATATTGTCAATCGCGAGTTGAACCCACTAAAAATGGACGATGGCGACACTATTGATCTGGGTGGCAAGACGCTGCGCTTCGTTTTCGCTCCCTTCCTACACTGGCCCGATACTATGTTCACCTACTTGGTAGAAGAGGGTGTCCTTTTCCCCTGCGACGTTTTTGGCTGTCATTTCTACGACCCGCGTCTATTCAACGACCTGGTAGACGACTTCAATGGTGAGTTCGAGTACTATTTTCAAACTATCATGCGCCCTTTCAAAGAGAAGATGCGCGACGCGTTAGCCAAAATCAAGGGTTTCGATATCAAAATCATTGCCCCATCGCACGGGCCCGTGTTGCGAAAAGACCCCTGGTCATACTACGAAAGGTACGTTCAGTGGGCCACCGAGCCACTGGACGGCAAGCGTGCTGTCATTGCATTTGTGAGTGCCTATGGTAACACCAGGTCCTTGGCAGAGGCCATCGCAGAGGGACTAAGAGAAAGCGGGGTAATGGTTAACCTAGTGGACTTAGCAGCAAAGGATCTGAATATGAGCCTGCTGACGGACATGGTGGAGCAGGCCCAGGCTTTGCTTGTTGGCTCACCCACTATCAATGGTGACGCAGTCGCACCAGTGTGGCGCTTCCTGGCGAGCCTGGCGACTATCAGATTACGTGGCAAGATCGGCGGGGCTTTCGGCTCCTATGGCTGGAGTGGTGAAGCAACGAAAATGATCGAGGATCGCCTTAGTAGCCTCCGACTCAAGGTGCCTGTGGAAGCCGTGCGAGCCAAATTAGTACCAAGCGCTGCAGAACTAGAGAAAGCCCGCCAGTTTGGGCGCCAGATCGCCGCTGAAATCCAGTAG
- a CDS encoding inositol-3-phosphate synthase translates to MAKVRVAIIGVGNCASSLVQGVHFYKDAHESEFVPGLMHVNVGGYHIRDIEFSAAFDIDVNKVGKDLSEAIYIPPNNTYRFCDVPHLNVPVYRGMTHDGLGKYLSQIIKKAPGATSDIVGILKETKTDVVVNYLPVGSEMATKWYVEQVLDAGCGFVNCIPVFIAREAYWQRRFRERGLPMIGDDIKSQVGATITHRVLTRLFRERGVRLDRTYQLNFGGNTDFYNMLERERLESKKISKTNAVTSQLDYDLGPENVHVGPSDYVPWLTDRKWCYIRMEGTTFGNVPLYLECKLEVWDSPNSAGVVIDAIRCCKIAMDRGLSGTLLGPSAYFMKSPPVQYTDEEARAMVEAFISGVDTQETANTREEKG, encoded by the coding sequence TTGGCTAAAGTTCGAGTGGCAATCATTGGGGTGGGCAATTGTGCCTCATCTCTGGTACAGGGTGTGCACTTTTACAAAGATGCACACGAGAGTGAATTCGTGCCCGGGCTAATGCATGTAAACGTTGGCGGCTATCACATTCGTGATATCGAGTTCAGCGCCGCATTCGACATTGATGTCAATAAAGTGGGCAAAGATCTGTCGGAGGCTATCTACATACCGCCTAACAACACCTATCGTTTTTGCGACGTCCCTCACCTGAACGTGCCCGTATACCGCGGTATGACCCATGACGGCTTGGGCAAGTATCTCAGCCAGATTATCAAAAAAGCGCCTGGGGCGACTTCCGATATCGTGGGCATCCTAAAGGAAACGAAGACCGATGTGGTGGTTAATTACCTCCCAGTGGGCAGCGAAATGGCCACCAAATGGTATGTTGAGCAAGTTCTCGACGCGGGTTGCGGCTTCGTCAACTGCATCCCCGTTTTCATCGCCCGGGAGGCGTACTGGCAACGGCGTTTCAGAGAACGAGGCCTGCCCATGATTGGGGACGACATCAAATCCCAGGTAGGGGCGACTATCACCCACCGCGTGCTAACGCGCCTGTTCCGCGAGCGCGGAGTTCGACTGGACCGCACTTACCAACTCAATTTCGGCGGCAATACCGATTTCTACAATATGCTAGAGCGCGAGCGGCTGGAATCGAAGAAGATTTCCAAAACCAATGCGGTCACTAGCCAGTTGGATTATGACCTGGGTCCTGAGAACGTGCATGTTGGCCCCAGCGATTATGTGCCTTGGCTTACCGACCGCAAATGGTGTTACATTCGAATGGAAGGCACCACGTTTGGCAATGTCCCATTGTATCTGGAATGCAAATTAGAGGTGTGGGACTCACCTAACTCTGCGGGCGTGGTCATCGATGCTATCCGTTGCTGCAAGATCGCAATGGATCGTGGCCTGAGCGGCACCCTGCTCGGTCCTTCGGCCTATTTCATGAAGTCGCCGCCGGTACAATACACTGATGAAGAGGCCCGGGCCATGGTCGAGGCTTTCATTTCTGGTGTGGATACTCAAGAGACGGCTAATACTCGTGAGGAGAAAGGCTGA
- a CDS encoding rubredoxin: MEKWECLACGYIYDPAKGDPENGVAPGTPFEALPDDWVCPQCGASKDMFEKVK; encoded by the coding sequence ATGGAGAAGTGGGAATGTCTGGCCTGCGGGTATATCTACGACCCGGCCAAGGGCGACCCGGAGAATGGGGTAGCGCCCGGCACGCCTTTCGAGGCACTACCTGACGATTGGGTATGCCCTCAGTGCGGTGCCAGCAAGGATATGTTCGAGAAGGTGAAGTAA
- a CDS encoding carbon-nitrogen hydrolase — MHFTIGLAQIAPRLGNLSANLQRHIEVIQEARAQGVDLLCFPELSLTGYTLRDQVPDLALTLEPTESVWHALFSAAGEMDVVVGFVERDRRHRFYIAAAYLSGGQILHVHRKVYLCTYTLFEEGRFLAAGDEFRAFDTRFGRIGMLICEDFWHISSPYIMWLDGADLLLMMSSSPGRGLGKGSVLGSSESVENVNRSYATFLTTYVAHCNRVGFEDGINFWGGSTVFGPDGDLVAHGPYFEEALLTATIDLAQIRRTRQRLPLLRDEKHWLVLDSLRRLHDADEVK, encoded by the coding sequence ATGCACTTCACAATCGGCTTGGCCCAGATCGCCCCCCGCCTGGGAAATCTTTCGGCGAATCTACAACGCCACATAGAAGTAATCCAAGAAGCCAGGGCGCAGGGCGTGGATTTGCTCTGCTTCCCTGAGCTTTCGCTTACTGGCTATACGCTTCGCGACCAGGTACCCGACTTGGCACTGACGCTGGAGCCGACAGAAAGCGTCTGGCATGCGTTGTTCAGCGCCGCAGGAGAGATGGATGTGGTGGTCGGATTTGTCGAAAGAGATAGGCGACACCGCTTTTATATTGCGGCTGCCTACTTAAGTGGCGGGCAGATCCTTCACGTTCACCGCAAAGTCTACTTATGCACGTACACGCTCTTTGAAGAGGGGCGCTTCCTGGCGGCAGGGGATGAATTCCGCGCTTTCGACACCCGCTTTGGACGCATCGGCATGCTCATCTGTGAGGACTTCTGGCATATTAGTTCCCCCTATATTATGTGGCTCGATGGCGCCGATCTGCTACTCATGATGTCTTCCAGCCCTGGGCGTGGGTTAGGCAAAGGGTCGGTGCTTGGGAGTTCCGAATCGGTAGAGAATGTCAATCGAAGTTATGCTACATTCCTGACCACTTATGTAGCTCACTGCAATCGAGTAGGCTTTGAAGACGGCATCAATTTCTGGGGTGGCTCGACGGTTTTCGGCCCGGACGGAGATTTGGTAGCGCACGGACCATACTTCGAAGAAGCCTTGCTTACAGCGACGATAGACCTGGCCCAGATTCGCCGGACACGCCAGCGGCTACCACTCCTGCGCGACGAGAAGCATTGGCTGGTGCTGGATTCCTTGCGCCGCTTGCATGATGCTGACGAGGTGAAGTGA
- a CDS encoding M42 family metallopeptidase, whose product MDRTETLFKELTEASGVPGYESEVREVIRKHVAGVARIEEDKLGSIIAVKNGTSASPKVMLAGHMDEVGFMVKLITEEGFIKFVPLGGWWEQVMLAHQVVIKTSKGDVVGILGAKPPHLLPAEERKKMVEKKDMYIDIGARSAAEVKEAGVRVGDPIVPICPFTPLAGGKTYLAKAWDDRVGCALFIQALWRLQDEQHPNTVYAVGTVQEEVGVRGATTSSWAVHPDVAIILEVDIAGDVPGIKPEESATKLGGGPSLLVFDARMIPNLKLRDLVITTAEELEIPLQYAAVEGGATDGSVIHLHQTGVPTVVLGVPTRHIHSHAGILRRDDYDRCLHLLVALIRKLDAETVAGLQP is encoded by the coding sequence TTGGACCGCACAGAGACGCTTTTTAAGGAATTGACTGAAGCCTCCGGTGTACCCGGCTACGAATCCGAAGTGCGCGAAGTGATCCGTAAGCACGTAGCAGGTGTAGCCCGGATCGAAGAAGATAAACTGGGGAGCATTATTGCTGTGAAGAATGGGACCTCAGCAAGTCCCAAGGTGATGCTGGCTGGGCACATGGACGAAGTAGGTTTTATGGTGAAGTTGATCACTGAAGAGGGATTCATTAAATTTGTGCCCCTGGGCGGCTGGTGGGAACAAGTGATGCTAGCCCACCAAGTGGTGATCAAAACAAGCAAGGGCGACGTGGTGGGCATTCTGGGTGCGAAGCCACCCCACCTTCTCCCCGCGGAAGAGCGCAAGAAGATGGTCGAGAAGAAGGATATGTATATAGATATTGGGGCGCGCAGCGCGGCGGAGGTGAAAGAGGCTGGCGTGCGTGTGGGCGACCCGATTGTGCCCATCTGTCCGTTCACACCGCTTGCCGGCGGCAAAACCTATCTGGCGAAAGCCTGGGACGATCGAGTAGGCTGTGCTTTGTTCATTCAAGCTCTCTGGCGCCTGCAAGACGAACAGCACCCCAATACTGTATACGCAGTAGGAACAGTGCAGGAAGAAGTAGGTGTGCGCGGCGCAACCACCAGCAGTTGGGCCGTCCATCCCGACGTAGCGATCATCTTGGAGGTGGACATTGCCGGGGATGTGCCGGGCATCAAACCCGAGGAATCGGCTACCAAATTGGGCGGTGGTCCAAGCCTACTGGTTTTTGATGCGCGCATGATACCCAACCTCAAATTGCGCGATCTCGTTATCACCACGGCGGAAGAACTGGAGATACCGCTGCAATACGCAGCGGTGGAGGGCGGAGCCACCGATGGCTCGGTAATCCATCTGCATCAGACAGGGGTGCCCACTGTGGTTTTGGGTGTGCCCACACGGCACATTCACAGCCACGCCGGCATTTTACGCCGAGATGACTATGATCGTTGCCTCCACCTGCTGGTGGCACTCATTCGCAAACTGGATGCCGAGACGGTGGCCGGTTTACAACCTTAG
- the nadA gene encoding quinolinate synthase NadA, which produces MTAGARQYPIDQVEHRELLKIVRHAIREDVGRGDVTSKWTIPADLCVRGQIIAKANGIVAGLEVAALVFSVVDKNISFVPLVADGDVIVPGDILAEVRGPARSILSAERVALNFLQRMSGIATTTRRYVEAVKGTRARILDTRKTAPGLRLIDKMAVRAGGGQNHRFGLSDMVLIKDNHIIAAGSITAAVERVRTRNRKGLPIEVEVRNLDELHEALALGVDRIMLDNMSLEDMYRAVAITAGRAELEASGNVRLENVAAIAATGVDCISVGALTHSVSALDMSLEIEGEERKPSITLPEKYERLTWEEIEPRLWRAKAKLGADLVILGHHYQRDEIIRFADYRGDSLELSRQAASAKRAKYIVFCGVNFMAETAAMLCSPEQLVIIPDSTSACPMAAMADADDAEVAWEHLSTLWPDDIIPITYQNSLAPLKAFCGRRGGAVCTSANAKELFRWAFAQKGHLLFFPDEFLGRNTALALGIPPHEISLWDPATPEASREMAQGARVVVWKGYCHVHTHFKVEHVLAVRTQYPDIQVIVHPECPVEVVQAADLNGSTSFIVRTIENAPSGSSWAVGTEINLVARLAKENPDKTIVPLARSLCGAMYRINPHNLLWILEELVAGRPHNVVHVDTETTYWANLALEKMLAAK; this is translated from the coding sequence TTGACAGCAGGAGCGAGGCAGTATCCAATAGATCAGGTCGAACATAGAGAACTACTCAAGATCGTCCGCCATGCGATACGTGAGGACGTTGGCCGTGGGGATGTAACGAGCAAATGGACGATACCGGCTGACTTGTGTGTGCGAGGACAGATTATCGCCAAGGCAAACGGCATTGTCGCCGGGTTGGAAGTGGCAGCGTTGGTTTTCTCTGTTGTTGACAAGAACATCTCCTTTGTGCCTCTGGTGGCTGATGGCGACGTGATAGTCCCCGGCGACATACTGGCAGAAGTACGCGGTCCTGCCCGCAGTATTCTATCCGCCGAGCGCGTGGCTCTCAATTTCCTGCAGCGTATGTCGGGCATCGCCACAACTACGCGGCGCTACGTCGAAGCGGTGAAGGGCACGCGAGCGCGCATTCTCGACACCCGCAAGACAGCCCCTGGCCTGCGTTTGATAGACAAAATGGCTGTCCGCGCTGGTGGGGGACAAAACCACCGCTTCGGCCTTTCTGATATGGTGCTGATTAAGGACAACCATATTATCGCGGCGGGGAGCATCACAGCAGCAGTGGAGCGGGTGCGAACACGCAACCGTAAAGGCCTACCGATTGAGGTAGAGGTCAGGAACTTGGACGAACTGCACGAGGCTCTGGCCCTGGGTGTGGACCGCATCATGCTCGATAATATGTCCCTCGAGGACATGTACCGCGCAGTCGCCATTACTGCTGGGCGAGCAGAACTGGAGGCCTCGGGGAATGTGAGGCTGGAGAATGTTGCCGCCATCGCCGCGACTGGCGTGGACTGCATCTCCGTTGGTGCGCTCACTCATTCCGTATCCGCGCTCGACATGAGCCTGGAAATAGAGGGCGAAGAGAGAAAGCCTTCTATAACGTTGCCCGAGAAATATGAAAGGTTGACTTGGGAAGAGATCGAACCTCGCCTTTGGCGAGCGAAAGCAAAATTGGGTGCTGACCTGGTTATCTTAGGTCATCATTACCAGCGCGATGAGATCATCCGGTTCGCAGACTACCGCGGCGACTCACTGGAACTGTCACGCCAGGCTGCGAGTGCAAAACGAGCCAAGTACATCGTCTTCTGCGGTGTGAACTTCATGGCGGAGACAGCCGCGATGCTTTGTTCGCCAGAGCAATTGGTCATTATCCCCGATTCGACCTCCGCTTGCCCCATGGCTGCTATGGCCGATGCCGATGACGCCGAAGTGGCTTGGGAACACCTGAGCACGCTCTGGCCAGATGATATCATACCCATTACCTATCAGAATTCCCTTGCACCACTGAAGGCGTTCTGTGGGCGCCGGGGTGGGGCTGTATGCACGTCTGCCAACGCAAAAGAACTCTTCCGCTGGGCTTTCGCTCAAAAAGGGCATCTCCTCTTTTTCCCGGATGAATTTCTGGGTCGTAATACGGCACTGGCCTTGGGTATCCCGCCGCATGAAATCTCCCTCTGGGACCCTGCAACGCCTGAGGCGAGCCGAGAGATGGCGCAAGGGGCTAGGGTAGTAGTGTGGAAAGGTTATTGCCACGTTCACACCCATTTTAAGGTAGAGCATGTGCTTGCTGTGCGCACCCAGTACCCGGACATCCAGGTTATTGTGCACCCGGAATGCCCTGTCGAGGTAGTGCAAGCAGCAGATCTGAATGGCTCCACCAGTTTCATTGTGCGCACTATCGAGAATGCGCCTTCAGGCTCATCTTGGGCTGTTGGAACAGAGATCAACTTGGTGGCTCGGCTGGCCAAGGAGAACCCAGATAAAACCATCGTGCCCTTGGCACGCTCCCTCTGCGGTGCGATGTACCGCATCAATCCCCACAATTTGCTCTGGATACTGGAAGAACTGGTCGCCGGACGTCCTCACAACGTGGTGCACGTGGATACCGAGACCACCTATTGGGCCAATCTGGCCTTAGAAAAGATGCTGGCGGCAAAATGA
- a CDS encoding NAD+ synthase: MEKALRINEDLTRKVLTTFIRTELNRSGFQRAVVGLSGGVDSSVACVLAAEALGPENVLAMQMPYRTSSPDSAAHARLIVDQWGVRTVVEDITPMVEPYFERHPEMSNIRRGNVMSRARMIVLYDKSVEFNALVVGTSNKTELLLGYGTIFGDMASAVNPIGDLYKTQVRQLAQALGIPKVIIAKPPSADLWDGQTDEGELGFTYAEVDKLLYLLVDERYSADEAIAAGFDADFVHKVIALMRRNQFKRLPPIIAKVSRRTIGTDFLYPRDWGT, from the coding sequence ATTGAAAAAGCATTGCGCATCAACGAGGACTTAACGAGGAAGGTGCTCACGACCTTTATCCGCACCGAACTGAACCGCAGCGGGTTCCAGCGGGCGGTAGTGGGTCTTTCGGGTGGGGTGGATTCCTCGGTTGCTTGCGTGCTGGCTGCGGAGGCATTAGGACCGGAGAATGTTCTGGCGATGCAGATGCCCTATCGCACTAGTTCACCCGACTCCGCTGCCCATGCGCGGTTGATTGTTGATCAATGGGGTGTACGTACCGTAGTAGAAGACATCACGCCTATGGTGGAGCCATATTTTGAGCGCCACCCCGAGATGAGCAACATTCGGCGTGGAAACGTGATGTCCCGTGCCCGGATGATTGTGCTCTACGACAAATCCGTCGAGTTCAATGCCCTGGTGGTTGGCACGAGCAACAAGACCGAGTTGCTATTAGGTTACGGCACGATTTTCGGCGATATGGCCTCAGCAGTAAACCCTATTGGCGATCTGTACAAAACCCAGGTGCGTCAATTGGCACAAGCGTTGGGCATCCCGAAGGTCATTATTGCCAAACCGCCGTCGGCGGACTTGTGGGACGGACAGACCGACGAAGGGGAATTGGGCTTCACCTACGCCGAGGTGGATAAACTACTCTACCTTTTGGTGGACGAGCGCTATTCTGCCGATGAGGCTATTGCCGCTGGCTTCGATGCTGATTTCGTGCACAAAGTGATTGCTCTGATGCGCCGCAATCAGTTCAAGCGCCTGCCACCGATCATTGCCAAAGTAAGCCGGCGAACAATTGGAACGGACTTTCTGTATCCAAGAGACTGGGGTACGTAG